Proteins encoded within one genomic window of Actinomycetota bacterium:
- a CDS encoding cyanophycinase, which translates to MAIGGAEDKLRDKVILARFVELAGGTEARIVVIATASSLGDEATELYSTLFTSFGAAHVWGLRPVTRVYANDRSMSDVVEQATGVFLTGGNQLRLSSVVVGTALGAALIAARERGAVIAGTSAGASAVATHMMAFGMSGATPKHRMAHMSAGLGLLRGVVVDQHFEQRTRLGRLLAVVAQSPSLVGLGLDEDTAAIVYGDDTMEVIGRGAVTVVDGSNVTTDAFQTKGHRPMMVSGAVLHSLPAGYRFDLKSRTLLAAPEPHVRRTTQRRETAQRRLRRVSREIAAEGADSFVMDRRASREEREASE; encoded by the coding sequence ATGGCGATCGGGGGAGCCGAGGACAAGCTCCGGGACAAGGTCATCCTGGCCCGGTTCGTCGAGCTCGCCGGCGGCACCGAGGCGCGGATCGTGGTGATCGCCACCGCTTCGAGCCTGGGCGACGAGGCCACCGAGCTGTACTCGACGCTGTTCACCAGCTTCGGAGCGGCCCACGTGTGGGGACTCCGGCCGGTGACCCGGGTGTACGCCAACGACCGGTCCATGTCCGACGTGGTCGAGCAGGCCACGGGGGTGTTCCTGACGGGCGGGAACCAGCTCCGCCTCTCCTCCGTGGTGGTGGGGACCGCCCTGGGGGCGGCCCTGATCGCGGCCCGCGAGCGGGGCGCGGTGATCGCGGGGACCTCCGCCGGCGCCAGCGCCGTGGCCACGCACATGATGGCGTTCGGGATGTCGGGGGCGACGCCGAAGCACCGGATGGCGCACATGTCTGCCGGGCTCGGGTTGCTCCGCGGCGTGGTGGTCGACCAGCACTTCGAGCAGCGCACCCGCCTCGGGCGCCTGCTGGCGGTGGTCGCGCAGTCGCCCTCACTGGTCGGCCTGGGCCTGGACGAGGACACCGCGGCCATCGTGTACGGGGACGACACCATGGAAGTCATCGGGCGGGGCGCCGTCACCGTCGTGGACGGCTCCAACGTGACGACGGACGCGTTCCAGACCAAGGGACACCGCCCCATGATGGTGTCGGGGGCCGTGCTGCACTCCCTGCCGGCGGGCTACCGGTTCGACCTCAAGAGCCGGACGCTGCTGGCGGCTCCGGAGCCCCACGTCCGCCGGACGACTCAGCGGCGGGAAACCGCCCAGCGCCGGCTTCGCCGGGTCTCCCGGGAGATCGCCGCGGAGGGCGCGGACAGCTTCGTGATGGATCGGCGGGCGTCCCGGGAGGAGCGGGAGGCCTCGGAGTGA